A genome region from Sphaerisporangium krabiense includes the following:
- a CDS encoding acyltransferase family protein, giving the protein MPAQLAVPPVTPAGPPPPAARTRPGRDVFIDLLRLFGIGMVVLEHWSIPVLSYAGGQVTTGNAFSAPGAFLITWITQVMPLVFFAGGAANAISHRSHAARGGGDARWLAGRVRRLAWPVLPLAVVWIPLPHLLLALGLAEQPVLVAARLAGQLLWFLAIYLVAVAATPWLLRLGERFGGRVPAALAVAAVLTDVIRFTGAEAAGYANVVFVWLAVHQLGFLYAKGRLAGFRLMAAGGFATAAALVAFGPYPGSMIGLPGAISNMAPPTVALLGVAFGQIGLAMLLRPRIVRLAARPRVARVAAWAGPRMMTVYLWHMSALFVVAGVAVVGFGLATPAPASAAWLAGWPLWLAALALVAWPLIRLFARHEEPPAAAGADPGALRVAAATGLAGAGLLTLTVTGFAPGVAPMLGAAAVLTGVALVTPMRRRASARASRTAAVAGLSAPAAQPSSQTYPANLPVGRSRR; this is encoded by the coding sequence ATGCCCGCCCAGCTCGCCGTCCCCCCGGTCACCCCGGCCGGACCACCGCCCCCGGCTGCCAGGACCCGCCCCGGCCGCGACGTGTTCATCGACCTGTTGCGGCTGTTCGGCATCGGGATGGTGGTGCTGGAGCACTGGAGCATCCCGGTCCTCTCCTACGCCGGGGGACAGGTCACCACGGGCAACGCCTTCAGCGCGCCGGGCGCGTTCCTGATCACCTGGATCACCCAGGTCATGCCGCTGGTCTTCTTCGCCGGCGGCGCCGCCAACGCGATCAGCCACCGGTCGCACGCCGCGCGCGGCGGCGGGGACGCGCGCTGGCTGGCCGGCCGCGTGCGGCGCCTGGCCTGGCCGGTGCTCCCGCTGGCGGTGGTGTGGATCCCGCTCCCCCACCTGCTGCTGGCGCTCGGGCTGGCGGAGCAGCCCGTGCTGGTCGCCGCCCGGCTGGCCGGGCAGTTGCTGTGGTTCCTCGCGATCTACCTGGTCGCGGTGGCGGCCACGCCGTGGCTGCTGCGCCTCGGCGAACGGTTCGGCGGGCGCGTGCCCGCCGCGCTGGCCGTGGCCGCCGTGCTCACCGACGTGATCCGGTTCACCGGCGCCGAGGCGGCCGGGTACGCCAACGTGGTGTTCGTCTGGCTGGCGGTCCACCAGCTCGGCTTCCTCTACGCCAAGGGCAGGCTCGCCGGGTTCCGGCTCATGGCCGCGGGCGGGTTCGCCACCGCCGCCGCCCTGGTCGCCTTCGGGCCGTACCCGGGCAGCATGATCGGCCTGCCGGGGGCGATCTCCAACATGGCCCCGCCGACCGTGGCGCTGCTCGGCGTGGCGTTCGGGCAGATCGGGCTGGCGATGCTGCTGCGTCCCCGCATCGTCCGCCTGGCCGCGCGTCCCCGGGTGGCGCGGGTCGCGGCGTGGGCGGGCCCGCGCATGATGACCGTCTACCTGTGGCACATGAGCGCGCTGTTCGTCGTCGCGGGCGTGGCCGTGGTCGGCTTCGGCCTGGCGACCCCCGCACCGGCGAGCGCCGCGTGGCTGGCGGGGTGGCCGCTGTGGCTGGCCGCGCTGGCGCTGGTGGCCTGGCCGCTGATCCGGCTGTTCGCGCGGCACGAGGAGCCGCCCGCCGCGGCCGGCGCGGACCCGGGCGCGCTCCGGGTCGCCGCGGCGACGGGCCTGGCGGGGGCGGGGCTGCTCACGCTGACCGTCACCGGCTTCGCGCCGGGCGTCGCCCCGATGCTGGGCGCGGCGGCCGTGCTGACGGGGGTGGCGCTGGTCACGCCGATGCGGCGGCGGGCGAGCGCACGCGCGTCCCGCACGGCGGCGGTGGCGGGGCTCTCGGCGCCGGCCGCTCAGCCGTCCAGCCAGACGTATCCGGCGAACCTGCCGGTCGGGCGGTCGCGCCGGTGA
- a CDS encoding response regulator gives MRVVVADDAVLIRSGLIRLLEEFGCEVVDAVGDGDALVKSVVAHRPDISVVDVRMPPGFTDEGLRAAVEARRRVPGSPIMILSQYVEVSYADDLLADARGAVGYLLKDRVADVDEFLEGLRRVASGGTVFDPQVVAQLMVRRRRDDPLASLTPREREVLGLMAEGKSNPAIGRQLVITDGAVEKHVRSIFNKLGLYADDGDQHRRVLAVLAYLRS, from the coding sequence GTGCGGGTAGTCGTCGCCGATGACGCCGTGCTCATCAGGTCCGGCCTGATCAGGCTGCTGGAGGAGTTCGGCTGCGAGGTGGTGGACGCGGTCGGCGACGGCGACGCCCTGGTGAAGTCCGTCGTCGCCCACCGTCCCGACATCTCGGTCGTGGACGTCCGCATGCCGCCCGGCTTCACCGACGAGGGCCTGCGCGCCGCCGTGGAGGCCCGGCGGCGGGTGCCGGGCTCCCCGATCATGATCCTTTCGCAGTACGTCGAGGTGTCCTACGCCGACGACCTGCTGGCCGACGCGCGCGGCGCGGTCGGCTACCTGCTCAAGGACCGCGTGGCCGACGTCGACGAGTTCCTGGAGGGGCTGCGTCGCGTGGCCTCCGGCGGCACCGTTTTCGACCCCCAGGTGGTGGCCCAGTTGATGGTCAGGCGACGGCGCGACGACCCGCTCGCGTCGCTGACCCCGCGCGAGCGCGAGGTGCTCGGCCTGATGGCCGAGGGGAAGTCCAACCCGGCGATCGGCCGGCAGCTCGTCATCACCGACGGCGCGGTCGAGAAGCACGTGCGCAGCATCTTCAACAAGCTCGGCCTGTACGCCGACGACGGCGACCAGCACCGGCGGGTGCTCGCCGTGCTGGCCTACCTGCGCTCCTGA
- a CDS encoding GNAT family N-acetyltransferase, translated as METLSRRTATDQAGRPVLSYVESTRAGRPWADLARELAPGAVEVILREMPGWVISCDEDLARRLVAAGARPRRHAHVHSRDLRVDPAPAEWAETGYGVVSCDAVPAAEVFPAWRAAYPAGHPDHNPITDAEALEGELAPLLAGESYGPLLPCGGLLLRDDRVVAGVLVGGHGDPPLAGPWIYEVFRDPNPRYAGLGAVMLRRALALATLHGLPALGLAVTEGNPARRLYERLGFRHVLSSVTVVVPG; from the coding sequence GTGGAGACTCTCAGCCGCCGGACGGCCACCGACCAGGCCGGACGCCCGGTGCTCAGCTACGTCGAGAGCACGCGCGCCGGACGTCCCTGGGCCGACCTCGCCCGCGAGCTCGCCCCCGGCGCGGTCGAGGTGATCCTGCGCGAGATGCCGGGCTGGGTGATCTCCTGCGACGAGGACCTCGCCCGCCGCCTGGTCGCCGCGGGCGCCCGCCCGCGGCGGCACGCCCACGTCCACTCGCGGGACCTGCGCGTCGACCCCGCCCCCGCGGAATGGGCCGAGACCGGCTACGGCGTGGTGTCCTGCGACGCCGTCCCCGCCGCCGAGGTGTTCCCCGCCTGGCGCGCCGCCTATCCGGCCGGCCACCCCGACCACAATCCCATCACCGACGCCGAGGCCCTCGAAGGGGAGCTCGCGCCGCTGCTGGCCGGCGAGTCCTACGGCCCGCTGCTGCCCTGCGGGGGGCTGCTGCTGCGCGACGACCGCGTGGTCGCCGGGGTGCTCGTCGGCGGCCACGGCGACCCCCCGCTCGCCGGCCCGTGGATCTACGAGGTCTTCCGCGACCCGAACCCGCGGTACGCCGGCCTCGGCGCCGTGATGCTGCGCCGGGCGCTCGCCCTGGCCACCCTGCACGGGCTGCCCGCGCTCGGCCTGGCCGTCACCGAGGGCAACCCGGCCCGGCGGCTGTACGAGCGCCTCGGGTTCCGGCACGTGCTCTCGTCGGTCACCGTCGTCGTCCCCGGCTGA
- a CDS encoding sensor histidine kinase — translation MTSPFKRLGTDTRYLLLGFPLAVLSFCLLLPGLVAGIGTAVVWLGLPILAVTLLAARGFANVERGWLPEILGRPVALPRRKRAPEGAGRTRRLIQPLLDGQSWLDLLHGIVVFPVAAITFVLTVAWWGVTLTGLLYPLYGWIIPQSHDNVQLPELLGLGRGYTVDALFYVAVGAVFGLTLPLVLRGAALVQAGLGRALLTGVAELRERIDDLTEGRAAAVSAEADALRRLERDIHDGPQQRLVHLAMELSRAQRQMRKDPQAAQATIAEAITATRDTLDELRALSRGIAPPILSDRGLAPALAALAGRCTVPVELDVQTAERYTAVVENTVYYVAAESLTNVAKHSRAELCTLSLVRLGDTLVLSIGDDGVGGAHVAKGHGLSGLADRLRAVDGELAVQSPVGGPTLIVAEVPCG, via the coding sequence ATGACCTCCCCTTTCAAGCGTCTCGGCACGGACACCCGCTATCTGCTGCTGGGCTTCCCCCTGGCCGTGCTGAGCTTCTGCCTGCTGCTGCCGGGCCTCGTGGCCGGGATCGGCACGGCCGTGGTGTGGCTGGGGCTGCCGATCCTGGCCGTGACCCTGCTGGCGGCCAGGGGTTTCGCCAACGTCGAGCGCGGCTGGCTCCCCGAGATCCTCGGCAGGCCCGTGGCCCTGCCGCGCCGCAAGCGGGCGCCTGAGGGGGCGGGCCGGACGCGCCGGCTGATCCAGCCGCTGCTGGACGGCCAGTCGTGGCTGGACCTGCTGCACGGCATCGTGGTGTTCCCCGTGGCGGCCATCACCTTCGTCCTGACCGTTGCGTGGTGGGGCGTGACGCTGACCGGGCTGCTGTACCCCCTGTACGGATGGATCATCCCCCAGTCGCACGACAACGTGCAGCTCCCCGAGCTGCTCGGCCTCGGCAGGGGCTACACCGTGGACGCGCTGTTCTACGTCGCGGTCGGGGCGGTGTTCGGGCTGACCCTGCCGCTGGTCCTGCGGGGCGCCGCGCTGGTGCAGGCCGGTCTCGGCCGGGCGCTGCTCACCGGGGTGGCCGAGCTGCGCGAGCGCATCGACGACCTCACCGAGGGACGCGCCGCCGCGGTGTCGGCCGAGGCCGACGCCCTGCGCAGGCTGGAGCGCGACATCCACGACGGGCCGCAGCAGCGCCTGGTCCACCTGGCGATGGAGCTGTCGCGGGCCCAGCGCCAGATGCGCAAGGACCCACAGGCCGCCCAGGCGACGATCGCCGAGGCGATCACCGCGACCCGTGACACGCTGGACGAGCTGCGCGCCCTGTCGCGCGGCATCGCGCCGCCGATCCTCAGCGACCGCGGCCTCGCCCCCGCGCTCGCCGCGCTCGCCGGCCGCTGCACGGTCCCGGTGGAGCTGGACGTGCAGACCGCCGAGCGGTACACGGCCGTCGTCGAGAACACCGTCTACTACGTGGCGGCCGAGTCGCTGACCAACGTCGCCAAGCACAGCAGGGCCGAGCTCTGCACGCTGTCGCTCGTCCGCCTGGGGGACACGCTGGTGCTGAGCATCGGCGATGATGGGGTCGGCGGCGCCCACGTCGCCAAGGGGCACGGTCTGTCCGGCCTCGCCGACCGGCTGCGCGCGGTCGACGGCGAGCTGGCCGTCCAGTCGCCCGTCGGAGGTCCCACTTTGATCGTCGCGGAGGTGCCGTGCGGGTAG